One window from the genome of Nitrospiraceae bacterium encodes:
- a CDS encoding transcriptional repressor, protein MEISFHDIKQKFQGCGLKTTPQRTAIYDALLRSTTHPTAEELFAEVAPKFPMMSLNTVYYTLGALRTCGLIHEVNIGHTRARFDANLSPHHHLICLGCQAIVDVVDPRLNCLTSPAGIPKDFEITSYQVAFRGLCGSCRRQTERSINYSSPGLHPTTVKGGLHGKSS, encoded by the coding sequence ATGGAAATTTCTTTTCATGACATCAAGCAAAAGTTTCAGGGATGCGGATTAAAAACGACTCCCCAGCGAACAGCAATTTATGACGCACTCCTCCGCAGTACCACTCATCCGACAGCCGAAGAGCTCTTTGCTGAAGTCGCTCCGAAATTTCCCATGATGTCTCTAAACACTGTCTACTATACACTTGGGGCTTTGCGTACCTGCGGGTTGATTCATGAAGTCAATATTGGCCATACCCGGGCTCGCTTTGATGCCAATCTGTCTCCCCATCACCATTTGATTTGCTTGGGGTGCCAGGCCATTGTCGATGTCGTCGATCCCCGACTCAATTGCCTGACCTCCCCTGCCGGCATTCCCAAAGATTTTGAAATTACGAGTTATCAGGTCGCTTTCCGTGGACTTTGCGGCTCTTGTCGCCGCCAAACGGAGCGCTCCATCAACTATTCATCACCGGGGTTACACCCCACAACCGTCAAAGGAGGACTTCATGGGAAAAGCTCTTAA
- a CDS encoding Lrp/AsnC ligand binding domain-containing protein — MAAKAYILMKVKAGKVQDVLETLKALSGVEQAHACFGQPDIFGLVNAPDDRALSNLIMAKIHTIPGVEETDTHIVVQD; from the coding sequence ATGGCAGCCAAAGCGTATATTCTCATGAAAGTTAAAGCCGGAAAAGTCCAAGATGTTTTAGAGACCCTCAAAGCCCTTTCTGGGGTGGAACAAGCTCATGCCTGTTTCGGTCAGCCTGATATCTTTGGTCTGGTCAATGCGCCTGATGACCGCGCGCTCTCCAACCTCATCATGGCCAAGATTCACACCATCCCCGGAGTGGAAGAAACCGACACGCATATCGTCGTCCAGGATTAG
- a CDS encoding IS110 family transposase codes for MELTPSCVGIDVAKAKRDVALSPTEPIVPVDNTEAGLQPLLTQLHRVRPTRIVVEATGGYEQLVVRLLVDAGLPIIVVNPRQVRAFAKATGQLAKTDAMDARLLALFAARVPPALRAQPDQATAALAALLARRRQLVAMITDEKHRRHLAPPPIRQSMQKHLGWLERQLATLDTEFTTTIRQSPVWQEHEDLLQSVPGVGPVLSRTLLADLPELGTLSRRPIAALVGIAPFNQDSGTRRGHRTGWGGRAPVRTALYRATLVATKCNPVIAVFYSRLLMAGQRKTVALVACMRKLLTILNAMVQHKTKWVEIRS; via the coding sequence ATGGAACTGACACCGTCCTGTGTAGGCATTGATGTGGCGAAAGCCAAACGGGATGTGGCGCTCTCGCCCACCGAGCCGATTGTGCCCGTCGACAATACGGAGGCCGGCCTGCAGCCCCTGCTCACGCAGCTGCATCGCGTGCGGCCTACTCGGATCGTGGTGGAGGCCACGGGCGGATATGAACAGCTCGTGGTGCGCCTGTTGGTGGACGCGGGGTTGCCGATCATTGTGGTCAATCCGCGGCAGGTGCGCGCCTTTGCCAAAGCGACGGGGCAGTTGGCCAAGACCGATGCGATGGACGCCCGCCTGCTGGCTCTCTTTGCGGCTCGCGTGCCACCCGCCCTGCGGGCCCAGCCCGATCAAGCCACGGCGGCGTTGGCCGCCTTGCTGGCCCGTCGGCGACAACTGGTGGCGATGATCACCGATGAGAAACATCGCCGGCACCTGGCCCCACCACCCATTCGCCAGAGCATGCAGAAGCATCTCGGTTGGTTGGAGCGCCAATTGGCTACCCTGGATACCGAGTTCACCACGACGATCCGGCAAAGTCCCGTCTGGCAGGAGCACGAAGACCTTCTGCAGAGTGTGCCCGGCGTGGGCCCTGTGCTGAGTCGGACCCTGCTGGCCGATCTGCCGGAGTTGGGGACCTTGTCCCGTCGGCCAATTGCGGCCCTCGTAGGAATCGCGCCTTTTAATCAGGACAGTGGCACCCGGCGCGGGCATCGAACGGGTTGGGGCGGACGGGCCCCTGTGCGCACGGCACTGTATAGGGCGACACTCGTGGCCACCAAATGCAATCCGGTAATTGCGGTCTTCTATTCCCGGCTCCTCATGGCGGGCCAACGGAAAACAGTGGCGCTGGTCGCCTGCATGCGAAAGTTGCTGACAATTCTGAATGCAATGGTCCAGCATAAGACGAAGTGGGTAGAGATACGTAGTTAG
- a CDS encoding urate hydroxylase PuuD gives MESLLAWGHFLAGITWIGILYYFNFIQVPFLKVVTPETKAEAFKHLVPNALWWFRWGALFTWIFGAALLMNQHRMGSAFMLQGPDAVIGMGAWLGTIMLLNVWGIIWPNQKKVLGLKEATPEEKAKAGRMALLASRTNTMLSIPMLFFMANSGHASGLF, from the coding sequence ATGGAAAGTTTATTAGCGTGGGGGCATTTCCTCGCGGGTATTACCTGGATTGGAATTCTCTACTACTTTAATTTCATCCAAGTGCCATTTCTCAAAGTCGTCACACCCGAAACCAAAGCTGAAGCCTTTAAACACCTGGTGCCCAATGCGCTCTGGTGGTTTCGCTGGGGAGCTCTATTCACCTGGATATTTGGTGCCGCCTTACTGATGAATCAGCATCGTATGGGAAGTGCATTTATGCTACAGGGACCGGATGCCGTGATCGGCATGGGCGCCTGGCTCGGGACCATTATGTTGCTGAACGTGTGGGGAATCATTTGGCCCAATCAAAAGAAAGTCCTTGGGCTCAAGGAAGCCACACCTGAAGAAAAAGCCAAGGCCGGACGGATGGCACTCCTGGCGTCCCGTACGAATACCATGCTTTCCATCCCAATGTTATTTTTCATGGCCAATTCCGGCCATGCGTCCGGTTTGTTTTGA
- a CDS encoding rubrerythrin, with protein MGKALKGTKSHENLKAAFAGESQANRRYLYFARRADIEGYTDIGGLFRDTSEAETGHAFGHLDFLKEVGDPATGVPIGNTEANLKASIEGETYEYTQMYPGMAKTARDEGLEELAEWFETLAKAERSHANRFTKGLESLKQS; from the coding sequence ATGGGAAAAGCTCTTAAAGGCACAAAAAGCCACGAAAATTTAAAAGCGGCATTTGCCGGTGAATCGCAAGCGAATCGACGCTACTTATATTTCGCCCGGCGGGCCGACATTGAAGGCTATACCGATATCGGCGGCCTGTTTCGTGATACCTCGGAAGCTGAGACCGGACATGCGTTTGGTCACCTGGACTTTTTGAAGGAAGTCGGTGACCCTGCCACCGGTGTGCCGATTGGCAACACCGAAGCCAACTTAAAAGCGTCAATTGAAGGTGAGACCTATGAATATACCCAGATGTATCCCGGCATGGCAAAAACCGCTCGTGATGAAGGCCTTGAGGAACTCGCAGAATGGTTTGAGACGTTAGCCAAAGCTGAACGATCCCATGCGAACCGGTTTACGAAAGGGCT
- a CDS encoding cobalamin-binding protein codes for MVALRIVSLIPSGTEMVCALGCRAQLVGRSHECDFPTDITSLPVCTQAMVDSKGTSQTIHVQVSKRLQSALSLYEVLVDRMQDLRPDVIVTQIQCEVCAVSADEVQRALRDLIGMSPTLISLGAQDLSGVWDDLTRVADGLGQQAAGEAFLKLAHQRIGDIADRSQQLTPPTVACIEWMEPLMAAGNWVPELIHLAGGQSMFGQRGTHAPWVTWEALAASDPDFLVLMPCGFSMARIQEELPAMTSHPFWPQLRAVQNQKVYLTDGNQFFNRPGPRLVESLEILAEIFHPTHFEFGHQGQGWRQWVPA; via the coding sequence ATTGTGGCTTTGCGTATTGTGTCGTTAATTCCTAGCGGGACAGAAATGGTCTGCGCATTAGGTTGCCGTGCCCAGCTTGTCGGCCGGTCACACGAATGCGATTTTCCTACGGACATTACCTCTCTTCCTGTTTGCACTCAAGCCATGGTGGATAGTAAGGGAACGAGCCAAACTATTCATGTTCAGGTTTCCAAACGCCTTCAGTCAGCCCTTTCCTTGTATGAGGTCTTGGTCGACCGGATGCAGGACTTACGTCCGGATGTCATCGTAACCCAAATCCAGTGTGAGGTGTGTGCCGTGAGCGCTGATGAGGTGCAGCGGGCCCTTCGCGACTTGATAGGAATGTCACCCACGTTGATTTCCTTGGGTGCACAGGACTTATCAGGGGTTTGGGACGATCTGACCAGAGTAGCGGACGGCTTAGGACAGCAAGCTGCAGGAGAGGCATTTCTGAAATTGGCCCACCAACGCATCGGCGATATTGCGGACCGATCCCAACAACTTACTCCCCCCACTGTGGCCTGCATCGAATGGATGGAACCGCTGATGGCTGCCGGCAACTGGGTACCCGAACTGATTCATTTGGCGGGAGGGCAATCAATGTTTGGACAGCGGGGAACACACGCTCCATGGGTAACCTGGGAAGCCTTAGCCGCTTCGGATCCGGATTTCCTGGTCTTGATGCCTTGTGGATTTTCCATGGCTCGCATTCAGGAAGAATTGCCGGCCATGACATCACATCCATTTTGGCCACAATTACGAGCAGTGCAAAATCAGAAGGTATACTTGACGGATGGGAACCAGTTTTTCAACCGCCCTGGGCCGCGCCTCGTTGAATCCCTCGAAATTCTGGCAGAGATCTTTCATCCCACCCATTTTGAGTTTGGGCACCAAGGCCAGGGATGGCGGCAGTGGGTTCCTGCATAA
- a CDS encoding DNA-3-methyladenine glycosylase, whose protein sequence is MTTQKGKSAFLPIRRRLRSNQTPAEQLLWSKLRGYQIQGLKFCRQHGIGPYIVDFFCPERALVIEVDGDVHATENTIKNDRLRETHLHSLGIMIVRYNNEEVLGNLDGVLEDITFQITKSSTSPNPSLQRRGRQNDDSTSKFPPVIHHRPRTSLTNERNQNSFSLSPVRQREDTPNPLPRMFFERPTLKVARELLGKVLIKQTPNGIIQAKIVDTEAYVGPEDRACHASKGRTKRTEIMFGPAGFTYVYLIYGMYHCLNIVTEQEQYPAAVLIRGLEILGGDHPPDLPRRIDGPGRVCRFLEVNRTHNGLDATVGTTLWIEDHGLAVLPKQIQTLPRIGIDYAGEWANKLWRFCLPASTPPKSRRVTPK, encoded by the coding sequence ATGACCACACAAAAAGGGAAATCAGCCTTTCTTCCGATACGCCGTCGGCTTCGTTCGAACCAAACCCCGGCCGAACAATTGCTCTGGTCAAAACTTCGCGGCTATCAAATCCAGGGGCTCAAATTTTGTCGACAACATGGAATCGGACCTTACATCGTAGATTTCTTTTGTCCAGAACGCGCGTTGGTCATTGAAGTTGATGGGGATGTACACGCGACAGAAAATACAATAAAGAACGATCGACTACGGGAAACCCATTTACATTCTTTGGGGATCATGATTGTTCGTTACAACAATGAGGAGGTTCTAGGCAATTTGGATGGAGTCTTAGAAGATATAACCTTCCAAATAACCAAAAGCTCTACCTCCCCTAACCCCTCCTTACAAAGAAGGGGAAGGCAAAACGATGACTCTACTTCGAAATTCCCGCCAGTTATCCACCATAGACCTCGGACCTCTCTTACCAATGAGCGAAATCAAAATTCTTTCTCCTTGAGCCCAGTTCGGCAACGTGAAGATACTCCGAACCCTTTACCGCGTATGTTTTTTGAGCGGCCCACATTGAAAGTCGCAAGAGAATTGCTGGGAAAGGTACTGATCAAACAGACGCCCAACGGAATCATCCAGGCCAAAATTGTGGATACGGAAGCCTACGTGGGACCGGAGGATCGGGCCTGCCATGCCTCCAAAGGCCGGACGAAACGGACAGAAATCATGTTTGGCCCTGCCGGCTTCACCTATGTGTATCTGATTTATGGAATGTATCACTGTCTCAATATCGTGACTGAACAAGAGCAATATCCTGCCGCAGTTTTAATTCGAGGACTGGAAATCTTGGGAGGAGATCACCCGCCCGATTTGCCCAGGCGCATCGACGGTCCCGGCCGGGTTTGCCGATTCTTAGAAGTGAATCGCACGCATAACGGACTGGATGCCACAGTCGGCACCACACTTTGGATCGAAGATCATGGCCTAGCCGTTTTGCCAAAACAGATTCAAACTCTGCCTCGAATTGGCATAGACTATGCGGGCGAATGGGCGAACAAATTGTGGCGGTTCTGTCTACCGGCTTCGACTCCCCCAAAATCACGTCGAGTCACCCCGAAGTAA